GGCTGCTCTGCCTCGCCATGGGGTATTTTCGCGGCTTGCGACTGACGCGGCGGTTGTTTGCGCTTGCGGTGCTGTCCGGGGTGGCGCTCGTCATCAACTGGCTCGCGTTGTTCCAGGCGTTTCATCTGACCTCGATCGCCGTCAGCACCATGCTTTACCATCTGCAACCGTTCTGGATCGTGGTCATGGGCGCGGTGTTTTTTGGCGAGCGTTTCAGCGCGGATAAATTCGTCTGGATTATTTTTGCCTTTGTCGGTCTTGCGCTCGCCGCCGGGGTGACCGCGCAGATGTTGCAGAGCAATGCGGGCTATCTGCTCGGGGTCGGGCTTGCGATCCTCGCCTCCTTCACCTATGCCCTGACTACGGTGCTGACCAAGGGCCTTGGCGCAATTCCGCCGCAGGTTCTGGCCTTTATTCATACCTGCATCGGTGTTTTGATGCTGTGGTCGCTGGTTGATTTCGCCGGGCTTCATGCGGTGCCGGGGGCGAGCTGGGGTTGGCTGCTCGGACTTGGGCTCATTCATACCGGGCTTTTGTATATCCTGATGTATTCGGCCTATCCGAAACTTCAGACGCCGTTCATTGCCGTTATGGCTTTTATTTATCCGGTGGTGGCTATTTTCGCCGACTGGCTTGTCTATGACCGCCCGATCAGTTTGTGGCAGGGGCTTGGGTTTCTGCTCATTGCCGGGGCGAGCCTTGGGGTCAATCTCGGCTGGCGCATCCTGCCGCGCAGCCGGCGACCAGCCTAACCCCGGCCCGAGAAGCTTTACCCCTGCGGTGCCCGAGTGGTATGAAGGAAGCCCTTTATTCCTAAAGCCTGCCCGGAGTGCCATGAAGTCCATCAATCAGCGCATCGCCGAAGAACTCAATGTTCAGGAAGCGCAAATCGTCGCCACGGTCGCCCTTCTCGATGAAGGGGCCACGGTGCCCTTCATCGCGCGTTACCGTAAGGAAGTCACCGGCGCGCTCGATGACGCCCAGCTGCGTACCCTTGAGGAGCGGCTGCGCTATCTGCGCGAGCTTGAGGACCGGCGGAAGGCCATTCTCGACAGTGTGCGTGAACAGGGCAAGCTCGACGATGTGCTGGAACGCCAGATCATGGAGGCGGACAGCAAGGCGCGGCTTGAGGATATCTATCTGCCCTATAAGCCAAAGCGCCGCACCAAAGCGCAAATCGCGCGCGAGGCCGGGCTTGAGCCGCTGGCCGATCTGTTGCTCGGTCAACCGGACACCGACCCGCAGGCCGCCGCCGCAAGCTATGTGGACAGCGACAAGGGCGTGGCCGATGTGACGGCGGCACTTGAAGGCGCGCG
The sequence above is drawn from the Govania unica genome and encodes:
- a CDS encoding DMT family transporter, whose amino-acid sequence is MTVDSRNTTQRRAIIELVLAMIIGGTVGVFALETRLDAYTVVFFRCLFGGIFLGLLCLAMGYFRGLRLTRRLFALAVLSGVALVINWLALFQAFHLTSIAVSTMLYHLQPFWIVVMGAVFFGERFSADKFVWIIFAFVGLALAAGVTAQMLQSNAGYLLGVGLAILASFTYALTTVLTKGLGAIPPQVLAFIHTCIGVLMLWSLVDFAGLHAVPGASWGWLLGLGLIHTGLLYILMYSAYPKLQTPFIAVMAFIYPVVAIFADWLVYDRPISLWQGLGFLLIAGASLGVNLGWRILPRSRRPA